A window of the Rhizobium brockwellii genome harbors these coding sequences:
- a CDS encoding TIGR02301 family protein, producing MIPVRRVFLSLLVLAGPTMAQGKNTPPPRQEEIAPPPAVIVPYDDKLTRFAEVLGSVHYLRTLCKAPGGDEWRNSMQQLLDSETGNEPQRKEKLTAAFNRGYRAFASVYTDCTPAAIVAEERYRNEGATLATEITSRFGN from the coding sequence ATGATTCCCGTTCGACGCGTTTTCCTGTCCCTGCTCGTGCTCGCCGGCCCCACGATGGCGCAGGGCAAGAATACACCGCCTCCACGGCAGGAGGAAATTGCACCGCCACCTGCTGTGATCGTGCCCTATGACGACAAGCTGACGCGATTCGCCGAGGTGCTGGGTTCGGTGCATTATCTGAGAACGCTCTGCAAGGCGCCTGGCGGCGACGAGTGGCGAAACAGCATGCAGCAGCTGCTCGATTCGGAGACCGGCAACGAGCCGCAGCGCAAGGAAAAGCTGACAGCAGCCTTCAATCGCGGCTATCGCGCCTTCGCCTCGGTCTATACGGATTGCACCCCGGCGGCCATCGTGGCAGAAGAGCGCTACCGTAACGAAGGTGCAACACTTGCCACAGAAATTACCTCGCGCTTTGGAAATTGA
- a CDS encoding NUDIX hydrolase, which translates to MTSTAKAASSAILERDGRFLLVLRRNPPSADMYAFPGGRAEPGETPEQTALREFREETGISARNPRLFSTYDLKTHAADGSVSSHFFLSVFRVDADGDAVAEAADDAAALGWYTVEEIRRLPVPQSVLECAERLGGGE; encoded by the coding sequence ATGACCTCCACCGCCAAAGCCGCCTCCTCCGCCATTCTCGAACGCGACGGACGATTCCTTCTGGTGTTGCGCCGCAACCCGCCTTCCGCCGATATGTATGCCTTTCCCGGCGGGCGAGCCGAGCCGGGAGAAACGCCGGAGCAAACGGCATTGCGCGAATTCCGCGAAGAGACCGGCATTTCAGCCCGTAATCCGCGGCTGTTTTCGACCTACGACCTAAAGACGCATGCGGCCGACGGCAGTGTCAGCAGCCACTTCTTCCTGTCGGTCTTTCGCGTCGATGCGGATGGGGATGCGGTGGCGGAAGCCGCCGACGATGCGGCAGCGCTCGGCTGGTACACGGTGGAGGAAATCCGGCGATTGCCCGTGCCGCAGAGCGTGCTCGAATGCGCGGAGCGGCTGGGGGGCGGCGAATAG
- a CDS encoding YnfA family protein, which produces MTYIIFAFAALFEIAGCFAFWAWLKLEKPIWWLAPGMVSLALFAWLLTLVPSEAAGRTFAAYGGIYILASLLWLWLVEARVPDRYDIGGALICLAGASLILFAPRG; this is translated from the coding sequence GTGACCTACATCATTTTTGCGTTTGCTGCCCTCTTCGAGATCGCCGGCTGCTTTGCCTTCTGGGCATGGCTGAAGCTCGAAAAACCCATCTGGTGGCTGGCGCCGGGCATGGTCTCTTTGGCGCTTTTCGCCTGGCTTCTGACGCTGGTGCCGAGCGAGGCCGCCGGCCGCACCTTCGCAGCCTATGGCGGCATCTACATCCTCGCTTCGCTGCTCTGGCTGTGGCTGGTCGAAGCCCGCGTGCCTGATCGTTACGATATCGGCGGTGCGCTGATCTGCCTTGCCGGCGCCAGCCTCATCCTCTTCGCGCCAAGAGGCTGA